One Lycium barbarum isolate Lr01 chromosome 5, ASM1917538v2, whole genome shotgun sequence genomic window carries:
- the LOC132641374 gene encoding F-box/kelch-repeat protein At3g23880-like, with protein MEPEADEATNYTQIPSTSSKDSILANPNLPQELITAILVRLPVKYLLQFKCVSKDWFALISSPEFVKTHLSFSHKDSIHHRLMLKLFTPNHFLRHCSVSSLFYESVSQAFDLDYPMKGPDKSARVFIVGSVNGLICCHIAFDGFILWNPSTRKFKQVPDLVPTQMNNYRCSYGFGYDEVHDDYKVVAVFCEISKHNDDAKIYSLRSDSWRTLDDFQGGMVYHSSPKLVNGKLHWVTTVGDGRGIMSIDLVVEKCRKVEQPCFGEGNSLVTLGVLGSDLSVICNYQRNNQIIQADVWIMKEYGVKESWTKLYTIKNPIYMLCPPLCMSNEGILAVLKSTLMIYNSKDDLMRYPKVTNVDGGLAAELYIESLVCPV; from the coding sequence ATGGAACCTGAGGCAGATGAAGCCACAAACTATACTCAAATTCCATCAACTTCAAGCAAAGATTCAATCTTGGCAAACCCTAACTTACCACAAGAACTCATCACAGCAATACTTGTAAGACTACCAGTTAAATACCTGTTACAGTTCAAGTGTGTTTCTAAAGACTGGTTTGCTTTAATCTCTAGTCCTGAATTTGTCAAGACCCATCTTAGCTTTTCTCATAAGGATTCCATCCACCATAGATTAATGTTGAAATTATTCACTCCTAACCACTTTCTTAGACATTGTTCTGTTAGCTCTTTATTTTATGAGTCTGTTTCTCAGGCATTTGACTTGGATTATCCCATGAAAGGACCCGATAAATCTGCACGTGTTTTTATTGTGGGTTCTGTCAATGGGTTGATTTGTTGTCATATTGCGTTTGATGGCTTCATTCTGTGGAATCCATCAACTAGAAAGTTCAAGCAAGTGCCTGACCTTGTGCCTACACAGATGAATAATTACCGTTGCAGTTATGGTTTTGGATATGATGAGGTTCATGATGATTATAAGGTAGTGGCTGTTTTTTGTGAAATCAGCAAACACAATGATGATGCCAAAATATATAGTTTAAGGAGTGATTCTTGGAGAACACTTGATGATTTTCAAGGCGGGATGGTCTACCATAGTTCGCCCAAATTGGTGAACGGGAAGCTTCACTGGGTTACTACTGTTGGTGATGGTCGGGGCATCATGTCCATTGATTTGGTTGTTGAGAAATGTAGGAAGGTGGAGCAGCCCTGCTTTGGAGAAGGAAATTCATTAGTGACACTTGGAGTGTTGGGAAGTGATTTATCTGTGATCTGTAATTATCAGAGAAATAATCAGATAATTCAAGCTGATGTGTGGATTATGAAAGAGTATGGGGTTAAAGAGTCTTGGACAAAACTTTACACCATTAAAAATCCTATCTATATGCTTTGTCCACCCCTTTGCATGTCAAATGAAGGTATATTGGCTGTGCTTAAATCAACTTTAATGATATACAATTCAAAGGATGACTTAATGAGATATCCAAAGGTTACTAATGTTGATGGCGGTCTTGCGGCAGAACTGTACATTGAAAGCCTAGTTTGTCCAGTTTGA